A portion of the bacterium genome contains these proteins:
- the cutA gene encoding divalent-cation tolerance protein CutA, with amino-acid sequence MKSEPCIAMTTTNKQGEARSLAEVLVKERLAACVQIIPKIESVYEWEGKVHSDQEYLLFIKTVEGRIADIKKAISKHHSYEVPEFLVVSITDGMDEYLKWMEEGTR; translated from the coding sequence GTGAAGTCCGAACCCTGCATAGCGATGACCACGACCAACAAACAGGGCGAGGCGCGTTCTCTCGCCGAAGTCCTCGTCAAGGAACGGCTCGCGGCGTGCGTGCAGATAATCCCTAAGATCGAATCCGTGTATGAGTGGGAGGGCAAGGTCCATTCGGACCAGGAGTACCTGCTCTTCATCAAGACCGTGGAGGGCAGGATAGCCGATATCAAGAAGGCGATCTCAAAGCACCACAGCTACGAGGTCCCCGAGTTCCTCGTGGTTTCCATCACGGACGGCATGGATGAGTATCTGAAGTGGATGGAAGAGGGAACCAGGTAG
- a CDS encoding cob(I)yrinic acid a,c-diamide adenosyltransferase: MGIVTRTGDRGKTRLLSGEEIAKADPRIEAFGVLDELNSHIGLARALTDKYGGKCNEVAREMQELQLDLVRLASELACTDPSALKFVEPTAAHHVEHIEKRIEALEKEIKLPRSFIIPGACEASAAMDIARSVARRLERQVAQLAQHGAYGNEQGVIYLNRLSDYLFMLARYIERSAGVAFCTKENP, from the coding sequence ATGGGCATAGTCACCAGGACGGGCGACAGGGGCAAGACCAGGCTTCTCTCCGGCGAGGAGATCGCGAAGGCGGACCCCCGGATCGAGGCCTTTGGAGTGCTCGACGAGCTCAATTCCCACATCGGGCTCGCCAGGGCGCTTACCGACAAGTATGGCGGGAAGTGCAACGAGGTGGCGCGTGAGATGCAGGAGCTGCAGCTGGACCTGGTTAGGCTGGCCTCCGAGCTGGCCTGCACGGACCCGTCGGCGCTCAAGTTTGTGGAGCCAACGGCTGCGCACCATGTGGAACACATCGAGAAGAGGATAGAGGCCCTTGAGAAGGAGATAAAACTCCCGCGCTCGTTCATAATCCCCGGCGCCTGCGAGGCCTCGGCCGCGATGGACATAGCCCGCTCGGTGGCGCGCAGGCTCGAGAGACAGGTGGCGCAGCTTGCGCAGCACGGCGCGTACGGAAACGAGCAGGGGGTCATATATCTCAACCGCCTCTCGGACTACCTCTTCATGCTCGCCCGCTATATAGAGCGCTCCGCAGGGGTCGCCTTCTGCACGAAGGAGAACCCGTGA
- a CDS encoding isoprenylcysteine carboxylmethyltransferase family protein — protein MFVFRTIIWGTVFMALSLIAGPWVAMRFDGSFPVIDLGALRYAGILFIIVGAPLTLYCGAVLLIPGASKPAPYDAGGVFTVAGPYKYVRNPFMLAVLVTMWGEALIMSRIAMFAYTLIISWVIHFWVLFYEEPSLEESLGQEYRKYRRTVPRWLPKFKKYKG, from the coding sequence ATGTTCGTCTTCCGCACCATCATATGGGGCACCGTCTTCATGGCCCTCTCGCTGATAGCAGGGCCCTGGGTGGCGATGCGCTTCGACGGGAGCTTCCCTGTCATCGACCTGGGGGCGCTGCGCTACGCCGGGATATTGTTCATAATCGTGGGAGCGCCTCTCACCCTCTACTGCGGCGCCGTGCTCCTCATCCCCGGGGCCTCCAAGCCCGCGCCCTACGACGCCGGCGGGGTATTCACCGTGGCAGGCCCTTACAAGTACGTGCGAAATCCGTTCATGCTGGCTGTTCTCGTCACGATGTGGGGAGAGGCGCTCATCATGTCGCGCATCGCTATGTTCGCCTACACCCTGATCATCAGCTGGGTGATCCACTTCTGGGTGCTCTTCTACGAGGAGCCCTCCCTCGAAGAGAGCCTCGGCCAAGAGTACAGAAAATACCGCAGGACGGTTCCCCGCTGGTTACCGAAGTTCAAGAAATACAAGGGGTGA
- a CDS encoding tetratricopeptide repeat protein produces the protein MRRDKAGFIGKRNRPHGVLTLIALLVLALLLSGCPKKPTHKKLPSGAHRPPPKEMKEPMTAPEAVVGPERQASDRLLTKGRAILEQGDYERAAGAFSDAVNVDTTNGAAYYYLALARARQGETDVALGILDKAEALLSHDEDWTARIDDLRKELGSGGSHEMMPSPLDQSF, from the coding sequence ATGCGACGAGATAAAGCTGGATTCATCGGCAAGAGAAACCGCCCCCACGGAGTTCTGACGCTGATCGCGCTCCTCGTCCTGGCGCTCCTCCTCTCGGGATGTCCCAAAAAACCCACCCACAAGAAGCTGCCTTCCGGTGCGCACCGACCCCCGCCGAAGGAGATGAAGGAGCCGATGACTGCGCCTGAGGCCGTGGTAGGGCCGGAGCGGCAGGCCTCCGACAGACTCCTCACAAAGGGCAGGGCGATCCTGGAGCAGGGGGACTACGAGCGCGCTGCCGGCGCCTTCAGCGACGCGGTCAACGTGGACACGACCAACGGGGCCGCCTACTATTACCTGGCCCTTGCGCGGGCAAGACAGGGCGAGACGGACGTTGCGCTGGGCATACTGGACAAGGCCGAGGCGCTGCTCTCGCATGATGAAGACTGGACAGCCCGGATAGATGATCTGCGGAAGGAACTCGGCTCCGGCGGATCGCACGAGATGATGCCTTCGCCTCTCGATCAGTCGTTCTGA
- a CDS encoding PBP1A family penicillin-binding protein — MSPYYRRNKRQTERQRDMEKRRREIGKHGLGLVSKAKKGIKILKFLVLIAIVVGIAMLYHFHKLDSQIEAKFDRPRKWDLPSRVYSDAEYLYPGFNINDRKIVAKLDRLGYRNTGADAKGPGEYSLSDARLIIYLHDFEYPGERFEGFPVQLDLEAGLVKGVKRLDTGEAMEVVKLEPEQVSSIFNEKMEDRTPVSLKEVPEKLVQAIILIEDERFFEHGGIDPVGIMRAAMANLKAMRIVQGGSTLTQQLVKNFFLYPKKSFTRKINEMLMASRIERKHSKAEILEAYMNEIYLGQRGSTSVSGVEEASRLYFGKAAGQLSIAECALLAGMIKSPSQYNPISNPEKAKERRDFVLARMFEKGFIDKQEYEGAKGEKIVTPKVRTRAVVAPYFIDFVKRQLADLYPSEILKTEGLKIFTTLDMFMQLAAEGAVEQGIAALEKDFAYKLPKGHEGKLEACLVAVQPSTGFLRALVGGREYSDSQFDRCTQAMRQPGSTFKPFVYLTALDPARSKVMFTPASLIDDASFSVESGGKKWSPANYDKKEHGPVTLRNALEHSYNIATAKLAIDAGLENVIKTARDAGIKSELSAVPSMALGSFEVTPMEMASAYTIFPNAGIRAEPISIINLMTKEGQVLEKKSMTMKREFDAAPVFLATSMLKGVIDRGTGAGARSHGFTAVAAGKTGTTSNYRDAWFVGFTPKLLALSWVGYDDNTAVNLSGASGALPIWSRFMKAVRPNGDGDFTGPPGVILVKVDPITGGLSDSSCPGGEFEVFIKGTEPDKSCDEIKLDSSARETAPTEF; from the coding sequence GTGTCACCTTACTACCGCCGCAACAAGAGACAGACCGAGCGCCAGAGGGACATGGAGAAGCGCAGGCGAGAGATCGGCAAACACGGGCTGGGCCTGGTTAGCAAGGCCAAGAAGGGGATAAAGATCCTCAAATTCCTCGTCCTGATAGCGATCGTGGTTGGGATCGCCATGCTCTACCACTTCCACAAGCTGGATTCGCAGATCGAGGCCAAGTTCGACAGGCCGCGCAAATGGGATCTGCCGTCGCGCGTCTATTCCGACGCCGAGTACCTCTATCCCGGTTTCAACATCAACGACCGCAAGATAGTCGCAAAACTTGACCGCCTCGGCTACCGTAATACAGGCGCGGATGCCAAAGGTCCGGGCGAATATTCGCTGAGCGACGCCCGTCTTATCATCTACCTGCACGACTTCGAGTATCCCGGCGAGCGCTTCGAGGGTTTTCCTGTGCAGCTCGATCTTGAGGCCGGACTCGTGAAGGGCGTGAAGAGGCTGGACACGGGTGAGGCGATGGAGGTGGTGAAGCTGGAGCCGGAGCAGGTCTCCTCCATATTCAACGAGAAGATGGAGGATCGCACGCCTGTCTCGCTCAAGGAGGTGCCGGAGAAGCTGGTGCAGGCGATAATCCTGATCGAGGACGAGCGCTTCTTTGAGCACGGCGGCATCGATCCTGTGGGCATAATGCGTGCGGCGATGGCCAACCTCAAGGCCATGCGCATAGTGCAGGGCGGCTCCACTCTCACACAGCAGCTCGTGAAGAACTTCTTCCTGTATCCCAAGAAGTCTTTCACAAGGAAGATAAACGAGATGCTGATGGCGTCGAGGATAGAGCGCAAACATTCGAAGGCCGAGATATTAGAGGCGTACATGAACGAGATATACCTCGGCCAGCGCGGTTCCACGTCCGTCTCGGGCGTGGAGGAGGCCAGTCGCCTCTACTTCGGCAAGGCCGCGGGCCAGCTTTCGATCGCAGAGTGCGCGCTGCTAGCCGGCATGATCAAGTCGCCGAGTCAGTACAACCCCATATCCAACCCGGAGAAAGCGAAGGAGCGCCGCGACTTCGTGCTGGCGCGCATGTTCGAGAAGGGTTTCATCGATAAGCAGGAGTACGAGGGCGCGAAGGGCGAGAAGATAGTGACGCCCAAGGTCAGGACTCGCGCCGTCGTGGCGCCGTACTTCATAGACTTCGTGAAGAGGCAACTCGCCGACCTCTATCCGTCCGAGATCCTCAAGACCGAGGGGCTCAAGATCTTCACCACGCTGGACATGTTCATGCAGCTGGCCGCCGAGGGGGCGGTGGAGCAGGGGATCGCCGCTCTTGAGAAGGACTTTGCCTACAAACTGCCCAAGGGTCATGAGGGGAAACTCGAGGCGTGCCTCGTCGCGGTCCAGCCCTCCACCGGGTTCCTGCGCGCGCTGGTCGGCGGCCGCGAGTATTCGGATTCACAGTTCGACCGCTGCACCCAGGCCATGCGCCAGCCGGGTTCCACGTTCAAGCCGTTCGTCTATCTCACGGCCCTGGACCCTGCGCGCAGCAAGGTCATGTTCACGCCCGCCTCCCTCATCGACGACGCTTCGTTCTCCGTTGAGTCGGGGGGCAAAAAGTGGAGCCCCGCGAACTACGACAAGAAAGAGCACGGGCCCGTAACCTTAAGGAACGCGCTCGAGCACAGCTACAACATAGCCACGGCCAAGCTCGCGATAGACGCCGGGCTGGAGAACGTCATCAAGACCGCGAGGGACGCGGGGATAAAGAGCGAGCTTTCGGCGGTGCCGTCCATGGCGCTTGGGTCCTTCGAGGTCACGCCCATGGAGATGGCGAGCGCCTACACGATCTTCCCGAACGCGGGGATAAGGGCGGAGCCGATCTCCATCATCAACTTGATGACCAAGGAGGGTCAGGTCCTGGAGAAGAAATCCATGACCATGAAGCGCGAGTTCGACGCCGCCCCGGTTTTCCTCGCCACGAGCATGCTCAAAGGGGTGATCGACAGGGGGACGGGGGCCGGTGCGCGGAGCCACGGTTTCACGGCGGTTGCAGCCGGCAAGACCGGCACCACGTCCAACTACCGGGACGCGTGGTTCGTGGGCTTCACGCCGAAGTTGCTCGCGCTTTCATGGGTGGGATACGACGACAACACCGCGGTCAACTTGAGCGGCGCTTCGGGCGCGCTGCCCATCTGGTCGCGCTTCATGAAGGCGGTCCGCCCCAACGGCGACGGCGATTTTACTGGCCCGCCCGGGGTCATTCTGGTAAAAGTCGATCCGATCACCGGGGGACTTTCCGATTCATCGTGTCCTGGCGGCGAATTCGAGGTCTTCATAAAGGGCACGGAGCCTGACAAGTCATGCGACGAGATAAAGCTGGATTCATCGGCAAGAGAAACCGCCCCCACGGAGTTCTGA
- a CDS encoding chloride channel protein, with the protein MPGATRKLLALALLVGLITGLVSCVFQWLIDAITRISFGAQGSIFSGPWRWAVLFIPALGGLLVGPMVTRFAREAKGHGVPEVMLAVARKGGKIRPVVGVVKALASAICIGSGGSAGKEGPIVQIGSAFGSSVGQLFRMPGGMTKMLVACGAAGGISATFATPIAGVLFAMEVILQEFTASAFSMVVISSVTASTVSRLILGEGFFFHVPEYDLVSHWELFLFAALGAIAALYARAFVKILYKTEDVFDGIRMPEWLKPALGGLFVGAMGLALPQVLGTGHAATEAAMLGQMSALALIVLSAAKIFATSFTLGSGGSGGVFSPSLFIGAMLGGSMGRAFSGLLPGVVGSPGAYALVGMGALFAGATRAPITAIIIVFEMTNDYEIILPVMTAVVIATLVSRLLSEETIYTLKLLRRGIRLGAPREDALAMMAVRDVMREKFDSIDEDTKLIDLIDRLQHGTQHGFPVLDGQGRLAGLITFAQVRAALSVIGELGEMVVAGELMLAPPPVAFPDESIAQIAERLEINDVDRLPVVDPDDPERVVGLITHNDILRAYRSRIGKARAEALDGMGI; encoded by the coding sequence ATGCCGGGTGCAACCCGTAAGCTGCTGGCCTTGGCCCTGCTGGTCGGCCTCATCACCGGGCTCGTCTCCTGTGTGTTCCAGTGGTTGATCGACGCGATCACCAGGATATCCTTCGGCGCTCAAGGCAGCATATTCTCTGGTCCATGGCGCTGGGCAGTCCTTTTCATACCGGCGCTGGGAGGCCTCTTGGTCGGCCCTATGGTCACGCGTTTTGCGCGCGAAGCGAAAGGCCACGGCGTGCCCGAGGTGATGCTGGCCGTGGCGCGAAAGGGAGGAAAGATCAGACCCGTGGTCGGCGTCGTGAAGGCACTGGCCAGCGCGATCTGCATAGGCAGCGGCGGTTCGGCCGGAAAAGAGGGGCCGATCGTGCAGATCGGCTCCGCATTCGGCTCGTCGGTCGGGCAACTCTTCCGCATGCCCGGTGGAATGACCAAGATGCTCGTCGCCTGCGGCGCGGCAGGCGGCATCTCCGCCACATTCGCCACCCCGATCGCCGGCGTGCTCTTCGCCATGGAGGTGATACTCCAGGAGTTCACCGCCAGCGCCTTCTCTATGGTAGTCATCTCCTCGGTCACCGCATCAACGGTTTCAAGGTTGATCCTCGGCGAGGGGTTCTTCTTCCACGTGCCTGAGTACGACCTGGTCAGCCACTGGGAGCTCTTCCTGTTCGCAGCCCTGGGCGCGATCGCAGCGCTCTACGCCCGTGCATTCGTGAAGATCCTCTACAAAACCGAGGACGTGTTCGACGGGATCCGCATGCCGGAGTGGCTCAAACCCGCGCTCGGCGGCCTCTTCGTGGGAGCGATGGGGCTCGCCCTGCCGCAGGTGCTCGGCACGGGCCACGCAGCGACGGAGGCGGCGATGCTAGGCCAGATGAGCGCCCTCGCCCTCATCGTCCTGTCCGCAGCGAAGATATTCGCCACATCGTTCACACTCGGCTCGGGCGGCTCGGGCGGCGTATTCTCGCCCTCGTTATTCATCGGCGCCATGCTCGGCGGCTCCATGGGACGGGCCTTCTCGGGGCTGTTGCCGGGCGTGGTCGGTTCGCCCGGGGCATACGCGCTCGTCGGCATGGGGGCCCTCTTCGCCGGGGCCACGCGCGCGCCCATCACCGCTATCATCATCGTCTTCGAGATGACCAACGACTATGAGATCATCCTGCCCGTCATGACCGCGGTCGTCATCGCCACACTCGTCTCGCGTCTGCTGAGCGAAGAGACCATCTACACCCTCAAGCTCCTGAGGCGCGGCATCAGGCTGGGTGCGCCCAGGGAGGACGCGCTCGCGATGATGGCCGTGCGCGACGTCATGCGCGAAAAATTCGACAGCATAGACGAAGACACCAAACTCATAGACCTCATCGACAGGCTCCAGCATGGAACCCAGCACGGATTCCCGGTCCTCGACGGCCAGGGCAGGCTAGCGGGGCTCATCACCTTCGCGCAGGTCAGGGCGGCGCTCTCCGTGATAGGCGAGCTCGGCGAAATGGTGGTCGCAGGGGAGCTGATGCTAGCCCCGCCACCGGTGGCCTTTCCGGACGAGAGCATCGCGCAGATAGCCGAAAGACTGGAGATAAACGATGTGGACAGACTGCCGGTCGTGGACCCCGACGATCCGGAGCGGGTCGTAGGCCTCATCACGCACAACGACATACTCCGCGCTTACCGCAGCCGCATCGGCAAGGCCCGAGCCGAAGCCCTCGACGGCATGGGGATATGA
- a CDS encoding carbon starvation protein A yields MNAATILAASIVLFAIAYRFYSPWIERRLGVEAGRRTPAHTMRDDVDYCPARMPVLFGHHFASIAGAAPIVGPIVAAAYGWLPVILWIVIGGIFMGSVHDFASLVASIRHSGRSIGEVIADHVGRTGGKIFLVFLFAALVLLIAVFLVIVAKTFAEVPSAATASMLFIALAVLFGIAVYRLRFPIWLSTIVGVALLASCMLAGWAWPIRLSETTWALLLLAYCFISSVTPVWILLQPRDYLNSFLLYALAAGVVAGIFVAQPELKLPAFASWSDPGIGPLFPMLFVTVACGAISGFHSIVASGTTAKQLDREKDARPIGYGAMLVECLVAVAALIAAARLATSDYASTLASQGPVALFSAGTGEMLSKLGIKASSGAQFAALAVSAFVMTTLDTATRLCRFAFQEFFAPRRGKKPGILSKNRYIATAATIACAATLALSGSWKAIWPIFGASNQLLAALALLAVSIWLKSKGKKTRFLEIPMVAMFVITLSALGSIVWTNYAKANYTISAIGAALFALAALLVIESVKSIRRTMESR; encoded by the coding sequence ATGAACGCTGCGACCATACTGGCGGCCAGCATCGTGCTGTTCGCGATCGCCTACCGCTTCTACAGCCCCTGGATCGAGCGGAGGCTCGGCGTGGAAGCGGGCAGGCGCACGCCCGCGCACACCATGCGCGACGACGTGGACTACTGCCCGGCGAGGATGCCGGTGCTCTTCGGCCACCACTTCGCATCCATCGCCGGCGCGGCTCCGATCGTAGGCCCCATAGTGGCCGCGGCGTACGGATGGCTGCCCGTGATCCTCTGGATCGTGATCGGCGGGATATTCATGGGCTCTGTCCACGATTTCGCCTCGCTCGTCGCCTCGATACGCCACAGCGGAAGATCCATAGGCGAGGTGATCGCGGATCACGTGGGCAGGACAGGCGGCAAGATATTCCTCGTCTTTCTCTTCGCAGCGCTGGTGCTGCTCATCGCCGTGTTCCTCGTCATCGTCGCAAAGACCTTCGCCGAGGTGCCCTCCGCCGCCACCGCATCCATGCTCTTCATAGCGCTCGCCGTGCTCTTCGGCATCGCGGTCTACAGACTCAGGTTTCCGATCTGGCTCTCCACGATCGTGGGCGTAGCACTGCTCGCCTCCTGCATGCTCGCCGGATGGGCGTGGCCCATAAGACTCTCCGAAACCACGTGGGCGCTGCTGCTCCTGGCTTACTGCTTCATATCCTCGGTCACTCCCGTATGGATCCTCCTGCAACCGCGCGACTATCTCAACTCGTTCCTCCTGTACGCGCTTGCGGCGGGTGTGGTGGCGGGGATATTCGTGGCTCAGCCCGAGCTCAAACTGCCCGCCTTCGCGTCATGGTCCGATCCCGGGATAGGCCCCCTCTTCCCGATGCTCTTCGTCACCGTGGCCTGCGGCGCGATATCCGGCTTCCATTCCATCGTGGCCTCCGGCACCACGGCAAAACAGCTCGACCGCGAAAAGGACGCCCGGCCCATAGGCTACGGCGCGATGCTGGTGGAGTGCTTGGTCGCAGTCGCGGCGCTGATCGCAGCGGCGAGGCTCGCAACATCCGACTACGCATCCACGCTCGCGTCCCAGGGCCCCGTGGCGCTCTTCTCCGCAGGGACCGGCGAGATGCTCTCGAAACTGGGGATAAAGGCCTCGTCTGGCGCTCAATTCGCAGCACTGGCGGTGTCGGCATTCGTCATGACCACGCTCGACACGGCGACACGGCTCTGCAGGTTCGCGTTCCAGGAGTTCTTCGCGCCGAGAAGGGGCAAAAAACCGGGCATCCTCTCCAAAAATCGTTATATCGCCACAGCGGCGACGATCGCCTGCGCCGCAACGCTGGCGCTCTCGGGGAGCTGGAAGGCCATATGGCCGATCTTCGGCGCCTCCAACCAACTGCTGGCTGCGCTGGCGCTGCTCGCGGTCTCGATCTGGCTCAAGAGCAAAGGGAAGAAGACACGATTTCTCGAGATACCCATGGTCGCGATGTTCGTGATAACCCTATCCGCATTAGGCTCGATCGTGTGGACGAATTACGCGAAAGCCAATTACACGATTTCCGCCATCGGCGCCGCGCTCTTTGCCCTGGCTGCGCTGCTCGTGATCGAATCCGTCAAGTCCATCCGGCGCACCATGGAATCCCGGTAA